In one window of Electrophorus electricus isolate fEleEle1 chromosome 15, fEleEle1.pri, whole genome shotgun sequence DNA:
- the dlc gene encoding delta-like protein C codes for MACFLSSCILLLISFQLVESSGVFELKVQSFTSTRLVCKMSEDCRIFFRVCLKHSQDVILPEPPCTFGEGRTGILGADQSSLSSSAPIRIPFNFKWPGRFSLIIEAWNAENSSDQSTDQSNLLSRQATKRSIAVGEDSSQDVYVGEQSELRYSYHVVCDEYYHGDSCSDYCRPRDDTFGHFTCDSSGNRICLEGWKGEYCSDPICSSGCSDEHGYCETPGKCKCRIGWQGPLCDKCERHPGCLHGTCSQPWQCNCKEGWGGLLCDQDLNFCTNHRPCLNDATCTNTGQGSYTCTCRPGFGGTRCEIETNECDSNPCSNGGSCSDLVNDYTCTCPQGFYGKNCEISAMTCADGPCFNGGTCMAKVAGGYSCHCPPGYMGSNCEKKIDRCSSNPCANGGQCLDLGHSLKCRCRAGFTGSRCESNIDDCARNPCRNAGTCVDGISDYTCKCTLGFKGKDCSLRADACSLVPCENGGTCFTHFSGPVCQCPPGFMGSRCEYSQPVTQTPTTLKVPDFPFALAISFTLGLITLVLVLCAAIILLRQMGRDRKAAAISVRNDLDMVNNRASMISAAAQSAFREKEAFLNPSGPCKVSNKDAALSSCIMDTDKANNKQKMVDYNLAKEEKHTKDKLDLKNSESSILVSPVTFSKDGLYHPVYIIPEQIEQCVFATEV; via the exons ATGGCTTGTTTTTTATCATCTTGTATCTTGCTTTTAATATCATTCCAACTG GTCGAGTCATCTGGTGTGTTTGAGTTGAAAGTGCAGTCTTTTACCAGCACACGACTTGTCTGTAAAATGTCCGAAGACTGTCGGATCTTTTTCCGTGTTTGCCTCAAACACTCGCAAGATGTCATTTTACCTGAGCCGCCTTGCACATTCGGGGAGGGACGCACTGGGATACTTGGCGCCGACCAGAGTTCCCTCTCAAGCAGCGCTCCTATCCGGATACCTTTCAACTTTAAATGGCCT GGAAGGTTTTCGTTGATAATTGAAGCGTGGAATGCAGAGAACTCTTCCGACCAATCAACAG ATCAAAGCAATCTTCTCAGCCGCCAGGCAACCAAAAGATCCATTGCGGTTGGAGAAGATTCGTCCCAAGATGTGTATGTAGGAGAGCAAAGCGAATTGCGATATTCCTATCACGTCGTTTGCGATGAATACTACCACGGGGACAGCTGCTCTGACTACTGCCGTCCGAGGGACGATACTTTCGGACACTTCACCTGTGACTCCTCCGGCAACCGAATTTGCCTGGAAGGATGGAAAGGCGAATACTGCTCAGACC CCATCTGCTCGTCTGGCTGCAGTGATGAGCACGGTTATTGTGAGACCCCCGGCAAGTGCAAGTGCCGCATCGGGTGGCAGGGTCCGCTCTGCGATAAGTGCGAGCGTCACCCAGGCTGCCTGCATGGCACATGCAGCCAGCCCTGGCAGTGCAACTGCAAGGAAGGCTGGGGTGGCCTCCTCTGCGACCAGGACCTGAACTTCTGCACCAACCACAGGCCATGCTTGAACGATgccacatgcacaaacacggGCCAGGGCAGCTACACGTGCACCTGCAGGCCAGGCTTCGGTGGCACCAGGTGCGAGATCGAGACCAACGAGTGCGACAGTAACCCGTGCAGCAACGGAGGCAGTTGCAGC GATCTGGTGAATGACTACACGTGCACATGCCCTCAGGGCTTCTATGGGAAGAACTGCGAGATCAGTGCCATGACTTGTGCCGATGGGCCCTGCTTCAATGGTGGGACGTGCATGGCTAAAGTGGCTGGAGGCTATTCTTGCCACTGTCCCCCCGGTTACATGGGCTCCAACTGCGAGAAGAAGATCGACCGGTGCAGTAGCAACCCCTGTGCCAATG GTGGCCAATGCCTTGACTTGGGGCACAGCCTGAAGTGTCGATGCCGAGCCGGTTTCACCGGCTCCCGCTGTGAAAGCAACATCGATGACTGTGCCCGCAACCCCTGCCGCAATGCCGGCACCTGCGTGGATGGCATCAGCGACTACACCTGTAAGTGCACCCTGGGGTTCAAGGGCAAAGACTGCAGCTTGCGGGCTGACGCTTGCAGTCTCGTGCCCTGCGAGAACGGCGGGACCTGCTTCACCCACTTTAGCGGGCCTGTGTGCCAGTGCCCTCCAGGCTTTATGGGCTCCCGGTGCGAGTACAGCCAGCCAGTCACCCAGACGCCAACCACGCTCAAGGTCCCTGACTTCCCATTTGCGCTGGCCATCTCCTTCACCCTTGGTCTGATCACCCTGGTGCTGGTGCTGTGTGCTGCCATCATCCTGCTCAGGCAGATGGGACGTGACCGAAAGGCTGCAGCCATTTCTGTGCGTAATGACCTGGACATGGTCAATAACCGTGCCTCAATGATCTCTGCTGCTGCCCAGTCTGCCTTCAGGGAAAAAGAGGCCTTCCTTAACCCTAGTGGCCCGTGCAAGGTGTCCAACAAGGACGCAGCACTGAGCTCCTGCATCATGGATACTGACAAGGCCAATAACAAACAGAAGATGGTGGACTACAATCTAGCCAAGGAAGAGAAACATACAAAGGACAAGCTAGACTT GAAGAATTCTGAGTCCAGTATACTGGTTTCCCCCGTGACCTTTTCTAAAGATGGTTTATATCATCCTGTATACATCATTCCAGAACAAATAGAGCAGTGTGTTTTTGCGACCGAG GTTTAA